The Balearica regulorum gibbericeps isolate bBalReg1 chromosome 5, bBalReg1.pri, whole genome shotgun sequence genomic interval AAGCCATGATATTTCCTTTCTCACTTGCTGAAATGTTGTGGCTTCTTGGGGCAGGTACTGTCTCACCCACGTATTTGTACACTGCCTCGCACAGTGAACCCCCCTCGCACACACCCTCTCTCACCTGTCACACCCTCTCTCACCTGTGAGCCTAAGGCTGCAACGCTGTCATAAGTGATATCGTACAGCAAGTATGGACAGCTTTAATGTATTAGCATTTCATAGAAGTGCACCGCTTTCTCCTCAGGCATTTCTAGCAGCATGAATTTtgatgaggaagaggatgaggaagatgaagacAGCTCCAGTTCTTCACAGTTAAACAGCAACACCCGGCCCGGTTCTGCCACAAGCAAGAAATCCAACAAGGTAAGGGGTGAGTGCCAAAGCAGGAGCATGCCGGCTGCTGCGCGATTTCAGAGCGCAGCGGGGATAGGCCTGgcttgcttgtttgctttttaatatgcACTAGAGTATCTCCAAGGTGATTTACTTTGTGATGGGTTCACAGGAgcaagcaatgaaaataatgacTTGGAGAAAAGAATAGCAAATGTTGTCTGAACTTGAATGAAGAGGAAGgtaaacagtaaatatttacCTTTCTCCCTCTTGCAGGTGCTCAGAAGgatcttttgtttctgttgcctttttctGAGCATTTTCCCACCCTGCTCTCACTGCTACCATCCGAACATAAAATAAGGCTTTGGCttgttcagatattttaaaatattctaaatcaCGAGCCCCTGCTAAAGGTGTTGATGGTGACCCGTTACATACTGCACTGACTTCTCATCTCCGTTATATCTCTATATCTAGCTCAATctgcctgtccccatcccctttctcctttccGCAAAGACCATCGCTGTCCTTGGGTATGgcctttctgaaaagagaagtgTGGTGAGGTGGGAAGGTGTGAGACAGGCTTGGCTCTGTAACGTTACAGCACTCTGCTTGTGCGGCCGCCCTGTCCCTCCTCGCCAGGCGTGTCTGTACGCTGAGCATCCGCGGCGCAGAGAGCTGCTCCCTGGGCCACAGGTGGCCAAGAGCTTGACCGACTGGATGGGGATTGATCCTTAGCTTGATAAGCTGCCTTCAAGGCTGCTGAGGAATCATAATGGGGAAGACAATATGTcccttgtatttatttttttaaaagtgcagcTTCCATCAAGTGTCATTCCTTTGTACTTATAACCTTGTAAATCAAAGTCGAGGAAATCTGAGTTTTCCTTACCATTTTAGGAAGCTGCGTCAGCCCCCAGTCCTTCCACAAATGAGCCTCTCATAGATGTCGATGACCTCGAGGAATTTGCCATAAGACCTGCTCCTCAGGGCGTCACCGTCAAATGCAGAATCACAAGAGACAAGAAGGGAATGGACCGAGGGATGTACCCTACTTATTACCTCCACTTGGAAAGGGAGCATGGTAAAAAGGTCATAAAATAACTTGAATGGCATACCAGTTGCatctgaatataaaaaaattattaaaagtctGAAGAActcttacaaagaaaatataatcttatattttaaatatatttttactttcactgAGATCTGCCATACAGtcttacaaaagcaaaacaatagtATCCCTTTGTTCTACTGCCTTTCTTCATATGTCTAATCTTTGGCCTTAAATAATCCATGCGTGGCACCTTTATGTGACAGCTGCATTCTGTGGCCTGAAAAGCATCTCTTTTCAATTCAACTGGAAGAGCCAGAGCAACTTAGAATGAAATATGTAACAAAATAGatcaaatttaattatttaaaccATAAATAATGGACTGAATGGTTGAGAAGTCACTTTCCCTTTCCAGATTTTTATCTGGTTTTGCTAAGTGCCAGGAGCCCTTCAGTTACTTCTCTAATGAtgctggaagacagaaaaattgcCTATGGTTTCCTTATATCAAAGCAGGAAGTGGTGTGTGCTAACCCCTTTGGCATTCTAGAATATGTTTTTTTGCACTGCTTAGGTGTTTCTGTTAGCTGGAAGGAAACGAAAGAAGAGTAAAACCTCTAATTACCTCATCTCCATAGACCCAACTGACCTGTCTCGGGGTGGAGAGAGTTTTATTGGAAAACTGAGGTAAACACTGATACATCtaagaattttctttatataataTAAAGTTCATTTGGGATGAGGAAGCCACTGTGACTTCTTAATTAGAGGCTTGACTACATTGTGTGATAACGCTCTTAAAGTTCACTAGTATCCAAGGCgtgttttcaaaacatcttAAGTACTTTTATAAGATCCCATTTTCTTAAAAGTCAGCAGGACTGAAGCTCGTAAATGCTCAAAGGCCAGATTCTCAAGAACGTATGAGCACAACTTACCTTAATGGGGTTTTCAGAAGTGCATGAGTAGATTGTGTCTAGCCCCTGTTGATATAAATACTTTGGAATAGAAGTTCTGTCTGTTAGGCAATCTGAAAATCTCTTTGGCTTTGCCCAGTTCTTAAGATCCTGATTAGAGTTATTTACAAGTAGTGGAATTTGTTCAGAAccacttgtttcttttctgtctgtcacCCCATCATCCATCAGTCTGTCATTGATACCTACATGGAGCCTCTCAGCGTATGTTTAGATTGTCTGTGCCTGAGGAAAAGGACTGTGCTGCTAATTGCTGTTTGCCTGTGTGGGTTTCGGATCTTTATGCGCTATTTATTGCAGTGCAAACACAGAATGAGGATAATGTGGTTTTAGTACGTTCTAAGTTGCATTTTGCGCTCCTTGGTGtgatttccatttaaatagGGAAGACTGATCTTATTTATAACGTTATGAAAATCACTCTCTGTATTCTAATAGAGTCAGTAGTCAGGTAAGAAAGCAGATGGTTTTGTAGAGAgtaagcatattttaaaaaccaagcCAACGAACAAAATAACCCCATCTGAGTGTTTCCTTATTGCTTTCTTGAGTTTACCAGTTTGCTAGATGGCCTGAGAATTCTCCAGTGTAATGATAAGGGACCTTTAGTATACTCTGCTGTACTGtacctttacattttttttatggCCATTAATCCAGGAGTTGCCATTTAGTTGGGATTAGAATTAACAACTATTTATACTCGGTATTATTTGTCTTTCCTTTGGGGCTACGCTGCAGTAAAGGATAGATGTCTCTGGCAGCATTACTGACCAATGGTgattgaattttcctttttttttttttttttgatagatcAAATCTTATGGGAACTAAGTTTACAGTTTATGACAATGGAGTAAATCCAATGAAGACAACATCAAGCCTGGAGGCGAGTATCCTGCGTCAGGAGCTAGCTGCCATTTGTTACGTAAGTACTGCTCACGGGCAGAGGAGGCAAGAAAGGGCAGTTCAGTTTCTGAAATAGCACGCTGAATTCCCTTCTCACTTACGATTATGTAAATCAGCATTCATACTTTGATGTAATCAAACAGCTGATCTTCAGGAGAGAAACCAGGAAATTCAGTGGAAAATAGAGGTGAAAAACGCCGTGCACAGAACCAGGTTGCCCAGTTCTCGCTTTTGGTCAGAAGGTGTTGGAGCTTTTACATAACCCTCTGGAAGAGGTAGGATGCTTCACAGCCTGCAGGCACCCTCCGGGGGAGCCTCCTGACCTGGAAAGAGCTGTGCACATGGAATTGCTGCACTAAAGTACCGTCGTTTGTAATGGCATTCTGGAGGAGGCCTCTCTGATCCAAAACACGGGTAGCTGGAAAACTGGGTCTGTAGCACTAGCTGAGAACTGGAGTAAAAACTCTAAAACTCCtttttactggggaaaaaaaaaaagcaaacagaccccaaacaaaatcccaaattCAATTGAACGAGAGAAACCACCCTTTTATAGGACAGTAAACAGCATTTGTCAGGGGCAATGCAGACAATCAAGACTTGAAGCACAGTTGCTGTTTCATGATTACTGGATGACTGACTGGTTTTGGTGGGAGTATTCTTTCTGTCCAGAAATCTCTGGGCCCAAGAAACTCTGCCAGTCAAAATTGGTATATACACTGCTACAGAAAGTTTCCTCTTTTCACAAATCAACAACTTTTGACAAAAAATACCcaagaaacacttttctgaGAAGTTCCTGCCTGGCTCTAATCAAGGATACCTCAGACCAAGGTCCAGCCATCCCAGCAGACACCCTGCGTACGCACAGAATGCGTTCCTGGAAAGGTTGGCTTCAGGATGCGGGGACCAATGCGTCCGGAAGCTTTTGGCACgtgaaaaggaaagcagagaccCATCCTTTCCGTGCAAAGTGCTAAGAGCACTGAGGGGTGGCAGTAGTAACTGCTGAAGtgttcttttcctgctgcttaGGATGCAGTTTTTCTGCAAATATAGTATAAATAGCCTATTTGTTCGCGCGTGCTAGTGTTCAGGCACGTGGCCTACGGCTGTAGACAAACAGACAGACACACTTGTACCTCTCCATTCCGGTTGGATTTGAAAAACTCTGAGAATTGCAGAAAATCCAGCTCACAGGATTTACCAAGAAAGTCCAGGATTTGATGTCAGTCTAGAGTTTGACTGAAGTTTCAGTAGGAACCTAGGAGAACTTACATGTTTAATAAAAGGTGATTTTACTGGTTTATATAGGAGGGCATTCCCTGGAGCTAGGCAACTAGTCTTCTGGTGCAAACTGGAAAtacaaggagaaaacaaaaaatagtttaaaaaaaagttatatattaaaatttaggCATTGCTTGTCCAAGATGGCAACAATGACATTTGAACCATTATCATTACCAAATAAAAAACTCAGTTGTGGTCAGCAGAGGTAATTAGAAGCGTGAGTGTTGGAAAGAACAGAACCATGGCCACTGTTTGGAGAATGTGGTGAAGATTAGCTGCTTTTATAGGCCTGGTTTGAGATCAGCAATTTAAAACTTGTGTGTATAAGAAAACGACTCGTTCCCTTGATGTTTTGATACTCATGGAGAAAGGCAGCAGGCTTGCAGGTGTGCTATGGCCAGAGGATAAGAGGAGATCGAAATGGCATTTCGTTGCTAGCCAGGTTTGTTAAAGTGAGATTATTGttcctggctgcagcagaacCACAGCAAAGAATGCCAGAAGGAGCACTCCCGAAACACCCTTGTCCTAAGGTAACCTTTTAATTCCTGCCTTGagattttttcctgcagcaaaaACTATATTAAGCAATACTTTGAAAGCACCGCTATGCCTCTCACTGTCTCTCAGCTCATCCGATCCAGTACCCATCTGAAGAGCGAGCTGTACCCCCTTCCACCAACTCACTGAGCCCAACCTGCCTGAAGCATCTCAGCAGGTCTAGTTTAGACGGGCAGGAGCCAGTGATGCATCTATTAACTGTGGGATAAATGTGTTGAGAACTCTCATTTAGGGAATAAAGTTAGTGCAAGGACGACGTTTTATGAGGTGCTGTTAGACATTTTTACTCTCCGCACTGATGGCGGGCTAGCGTATTAATaaacctgcagcagcacctAATGGCCGAGTTCAGAATCGCTTGGCAGAATTTGTCGAGAAGCAGGGAGGTGTAAACGTACCATTTGTACCAGGACTATCTGCGCTGGATTCCTTTATAGCCACAGTATCTCACAATTCAGTTTGCGTCGGGTTCTGCAGGCAAGGAGCTCAGCTGATACGCTGAGTAATAAACTACGTGTTTCTACTCAGGCTTCAGTCCCTTGCGTTGTGCCCCAATGTGTAGTGGGTTCTGTGGTTTGGGCTTCCGAGGGAATGATAGTTTCTGCAGGATATATTAAGGACAGGGCACAGCTGTGTGAATCCAGTCCAGAAAGAGAAGTGGCTGAAGGAATATTGGGGTAATTAAATCGCAAAATCTCCTGGGAGCTGTTGGGATATACACCTTGCAGCTTTTATCATGGCAGCTATTGCCACCATAGCGAAACACTCGCATCATTTTATGGAAGTGGGTAAGATTTTCAAAGCAACCCAGGGGAGAGGCTCTGTGCTTTCCCAGTCGGGTTTATCGTGATGCCTGCTCACGAACCGCTCACCGGTGGGGCCGAGGCAGAGTGCAGCTTCGAAGCAATGCTGGGCCAAATCCTTCGCTGGTTTAAACCCTTGGCGTGCTGGTTGAGCCCACAGGGCTCTGCCAGCTAACAACCCTTATTTTGAGCTGTAAACCAAGGCTGTCAGTGGCATTAAAATGGTGTGAAATCAGATTTTGTCCCATGTTTCCCTAATAATGCCATTTGTAGTCTTGAATTTACATGCACAAAATTGTggaggagggaaataaaagagaagcagGGAATGAGACAGGAGATAAGggggaattaattttatttggatGTAGGTAAATTGGAAAggtctgtttttaattaaagctcCTCTTTTGTCCTTACTGTTTGCCTCAGATGTGCCACGTATTTCAATTCTCTACCTTGATTTTAGCAAGAGGGTAGCACTTGCCAATAAAACATTTGATATCGTTGGTGTCTGATGTAATATGCAACTGGAAACCATTCCCTTATCATTTGGCAGAAGTATTGATTTAGTGTTTCTGAGTAAATCCAAAGAATATAGTCCTGTTCTTTCAGAGTGATAATACCACTTGTTGGGAGGGAAGTGATTCAGCgctattatttaattttacctTGAACAATGTCTTCAACCAGTCAGCATCTAAATTAATCGTATGTAGCATAACTGCAGCTcgacaagaagaaaagcttgtaAGGCATTGCAGAGAAGACCAAAATTGTCAGCAGTTAGTGGAAAATAAGCATAAGCATGAATCTTTTCTTAGACATTGtcctctgctgtgctgagtCTCTCCTGCTTATAAAATCTGCTGCCAGTCATTTTAGTTTGAGTCTCACCATGATGCAGAACCAAGTATGTATTTCCAGCTGGTTTACTCTGCCAAAGGCCATGACAGAAGTGATTCAGAAAACAGGTAGAATCTTCCTGTTATGAAGATATATGAACATACCTGGATTGCTTCAAGAGTATTCCGTAAAATAACTCTTGCGTGCATGAAAATCTTTAATGAGTTGTGTAAAACCTCCAGGTGTTTTGCTGAAACAACCAAAGCTCTTTCAAAGGTCTGATGGATGACAAAGCTTTTGCACGAGTGAATTTTAGGTGgctattttcagatgtttccagTGAGTTGAGATGTGTGGATTTTTGCTTGCGAAAATAGAGatgtttaaaaaagtttaatgtTCCTCAAAATCAGGAcacttttattaaatatataaaagcagAGACATCTGAATATGTCACTGCTGAATGTCCTGGTGGTAGAGCCACACCAGCGGGAGCCTGGAGGTGTCCAGTTCTTGGCATCTTGCGATACGTTGCTGGGAATAGCACCAATGGGAATTTCCTTCCCAAGATTCCTTAGTGTCTGTCCGCAGCCCTTCACTTGGGAAAGgtagaggagaaaaatgcatgcgacggggggggaagaaaaaaaaaaaaaaagaggcagcacAAAACACGAGGAGATGCACTTTCCGAGGTGTCACTGTTTCGTTTACTGGAAATAATGCTAAAATAGGCAATCAGGTTTTACCGAGAGGGTTGGAAAATATCGCCctttactttttcaaaagtaGACAACGaccttttgaaatatttgaccCCAGTTTCTTCTGTGGAAGAAAGAATGCCTCAGATAAAAATGAGACTTCAGGCCTATTTAGATTTTAGTGGTTGTGTTTTGAGAGGATAGTGCAATACTGGAGTGCTGTTATGCAAAGCTGGTCAGAAAGCCATCAAATGGTGTTTAATGGAAGAACTTGTCTTTTCCACAGATTTGTTTTTGCTGCCCATGTTATTTCTTCACTATCCCTGCCTTCATAGCTCGAAAATTTGCATTCATGctaatgtgtttgttttttaccgTGCTCATCTCTAAGCATAACATATCTGAAGACTTTGAAAACCACAGCACTGCTAACAGATGCTCTTACTGGCAGCTccttcttgtttgcttttgtgctgGCGCTGGAATAAATGGAGCTGGTCCCATCTATTTAATTTTGTCTCTCATCAAAATGTGTGACtacattttatgatttttaaattacaactattttattttgggaTCTAGCAGTAGCCAAGCAATCTGGTTAGTTCATATCCTTTTTTAacaaagggctttttttttaaaattgtattaagGTTGCTGGCAGCCAATGCTAGGAGTGTTTTTGGAAACCtctctatttccatttttcctgttgttgGAGCTTCTAAGACAAAGCTAGAATGTTTGGCAGTGCCAGTGAAGGTAGGAGTTTCAAGATGTTTTTTAAGTTGACTAACAAATAAGttccctgggctgctgctgtgtcTCTCTGTTGaagaaattaactttaaaaatacagaacatgaTGAActcttttctaaacatttttagGAAACAAATGTCTTGGGGTTTAAAGGACCTCGTAAAATGAGTGTGATCATACCAGGAATGAATATGGACCACGAAAGAGTTTCCATCAGACCACGAAATGTAAGTCATACCCTCAGTcaacaataaaaattacttgaattCTTTTTCAATTAGAGttgttttttgcatttctgaaggttTAAAAACCAGTATTTGAACAATTGCAGAACAATGGGATGTGTGACTAGTTTTGTGACTCACAAAAGCACTAcaaataataatgtattttggTAACAAAAGATACAACTAACCTTTTTCCAAGCTGTGGAAAGGACTCGAATGCACATTTGCATGAAGATACTCAGAGTTCTCTGTTTCATTTGATGATACTGTGCTGAGAGTTGAGGGTGGCAGTTTAGTCTTTGGGCTAGGATTTATGAAcgtgggttttttgtgtgaatttattttttgtcttgtgAGTGTGTTAAAGTGAAGTGTGTCTGTGTGGTGCATGCAGGAACACGAGACGCTTCTTGCAAGATGgcagaacaaaaatacagagagtGTCATTGAGCTGCATAATAAAACGCCGGTCTGGAATGATGACACCCAATCCTATGTTTTAAACTTCCACGGGCGAGTCACACAGGCCTCAGTGAAAAACTTCCAAATTATTCATGATAATGATCGTAAGTATAGCTCTCTGTTGGTAATGTATAGAAACAGTACTGCATACACAGCTTGACAGGGACCCTACCCCTGTGTTGGTACCTGAGGGAGTTCAGTTTAGTTATGTGGGTCCAACTTAACGCTGCTCTGCCTTGTGGTCACGACATTGATGCAAGCTGGGTGTTGGAATGCTCATGCTTTTAGGTGATTCTGCGATGTGTTATCTTAGTTTTCTCCCTTGGCTGCCCGGCTTGTGAACTGAGCAACAGCTTAGAGTCGCTTCTGCTCTTGGAGCTGCGGTGCTGCCAGACAGCAGGACCGTGGGGCGGTGTCGCTCCGCTCAAGCACTTGTATCACACAATTCttccttggtttttttgttcactCTGGTTCCCATACGCTGCCCAGCTGGAGACGGTGGCAGTCAGACCCGTCCCACTGCACATCTGCTTTGCTGTTACTACTTTTTTTAGCATTGGCCCGATGGAACATCCAAACAACGTCAGGACTGCCTTTCACAGCGTCCCTGGGACCTCACCgatgtgctgctttctgccagccACATACAGCCCCCTTGTTCCTCAGGCTGAGGTACAGTTGTGGGAGCAGGGATAAAGATAAGTGCTCGAGTGGAGTGATGCTGCCCCGCTTTAGGCAGGCTGTGGGGAACACTGGACACTGGTGAAAGGTGCTGTGCCAGGCTCCGAGGGCAACACTGAGTTTGAAACATCGGTGTATGCATTCACTGCATTTTATAAGGTAAAACAATTGCACCTGCTTCcacaatgaaatatttcaaacagtGAATGAGGCTGAGATTTCCTGTTGCTGACAAAGAGTACAACAGGCAAAAAAAGCTGAGGAAGAATTTCTGAATATGATATAACAGACAGACATGATTAGGTATCGATCACAATCATGCCTTCTCTTCCCCCGTTATCCTTGCTTGTCCACTTGCCAGAAGTTAAGTAGGAACAGAATTAATTGGTTCTTGGTACATGTGAAACTCAGCGCTAGGTCTATGTAAGAGCATTGAGCATTCTATAAAAAGTGATATTCTCTCTGTGCTTGCAAAACCTACTTTTTATCCGTGTAATTTTTTTGAAGACAGTACCAAGCCTTGCAATCTTTTATCGCTCAGCTTTTCCTGACTCAATCTATCCTTGCTTCTCCCTCTGCTATCAGCACACCCACTTGCATGAATAAGTGTTGCGAAGTTTGATGAGCGAGcgtgttttgtttgtattttcgTTGAGCTGGGCCAGAGGATGATGTTGAACGCATACTTACTTAGTAAGGGCCGCAAACAAAAGTAACGCTTTCTGACTTTTTTGTGACCTTTCTTGCAGCTGACTACATCGTGATGCAGTTTGGCCGCGTGGCTGAGGATGTGTTCACCATGGACTACAACTACCCGATGTGCGCGCTACAAGCCTTTGCTATTGCCCTTTCAAGTTTTGACAGCAAGCTGGCTTGTGAGTAAAGGGGCATGGGTGAGCATCCTCTCAAAGGAAGCAGTTTGCCATACGGTTCCCAATTCCTGCTGGTGTCGCTTACGGTCCGTACTAAACAGGCCAGGGAAAGTGCAGTTTCGGAGGACCGCTCTATTGCtgaagagaaagtaaaaggaaTCTTCTAAAAATTCAGGACATtcaggaaataatattttcctttttttttcctgtcatatTTTTCTGGAAGTGTCATCAAGTTTGTGTAAATAGGAGTTCTATCTCATGTCCTTGATTATGTTATGGAGATGTGCCATGATGTACTGTACCGTGGCTCTAGTAGCACCATTATAACGGTGtcttttttaaatccagaaagGGCGTGCACGCtcaaaaaatttctttttacatttaagaATTATTCCGAGGCTGCAATCATACCTCGAGGTTGCGTTCCTACATCGACTAATCAGAGCTTCACATCATACAACGGAAAAGAAAGATCACAAAAAAGATGCACTTTTTTGAATTTGCAAGGATCTCATGTAGTGTAAAGCCAAGTCTGAGGGTTGAAGACCTATACGGGACTGAACTTGATGCATTGCTATTGTATATGTAGAAGGGCATGATGAGTTTTAATTGCAGTAGGAGGAAATGGAAGAGTAGAAAGCACAAAACAATGTCGCACAAGTCACTTGAATTCCAAGCTGTCATTATGTTTTAACATCTAcctgctttttaatttgtttcaaatgagAATGTATTTGGAGTGcggaaaaggaaaaggaaaatgtctaGATGCCAAGAAAGCATAACTTATGTTGAATTTGGCATGTCGCGTGTTGGGAATTTATATCCTTGTATTGCTGTGGTAATTCAAACACATATTTTGTATGAAGTGATATAAACAGTTGGATAAAAGGCTCTCTACAGAGAATCTTAATATTTTGAACAGGCTGTGTAAAGCTGAGGAAggtaaatggaaatattttattaaatttgtcTGGCCTTTTGCGATTTTACAATTTGTTGATTGCATTTTTCGAACTTTCAGCAACAACcacttttcatatttatttcctgttgtaAGAACGCTTGAAATCGATTGAAACTGTGTATGTTGTTCTCTAATGTAAACGTGCCAGCTACTGAGCTAAATCCTTCTAGGCAAATCTAGCGTATGCTGCATACAAATGAGACACTGGCAGGACACAGAATAGCTTAAAATAGTGTGGAGTTTTGAGGGGGGGGTCTGATTTATCTGGAATATATAAACAAACACCATTTCAAAACACAAGCAAAGAACAAGCTATTCTCTTCTCTTCTAAACATCTCAAAAGCCAAGAGCTGCACCTGAAAGCACACtgtaaaacagctttaaaaataacgAGTCTTTCTGCCATTGTTCTTTACAACATGATCCTAAACGGCACACAAAGTAATAGAATTTATATGTAGTTCACCAGAAGGGTATTGAAATGTGAGTGAAGTAGTAGTTGTGGTTTATGCTGTGTGTATTCAGATTCTCCTTTTTACTCTTTATAGACTCTTGCTTTGCACAACCAAAGAttatgaaatgagaaaatgagatCAAATCTGCTTGTCTCATAGCTGTCAGTCCCTTTTTGACTATAGGGGACAGGCCACAGGGAGAGGACGTGCCATTGGGACTGTATAATTTCaactaataaaagaaatacGCTCTCTTCTTCACATTTCCCTTCAAGTCTCCTTCCCAGTATACAGACAAGGAAATTTCAGATAAGAGCTGGAAATCGGTAATTGCCAGCattttttctaatcttttttaaaacctatGGCAAAAAAAGTCTGCTGGCTTCAAACAGTGTTTTGTTGATGGACTCAGCCTGTCAAATGTCATCTTTAAATAACAGGAGGCTCTGTCaattttttcaaatctttttgcAAAAAGTCTTTCCACGCAATGGTATAAAATGGAAAGACACCTTTTGTTTGAGAGAAATGAGGAGTCGGTACCCTCGGTGAATGAACAAAACGGTGAGTCACGAGCTGCAGTGTGATACTTAGGCTTTGAACGTGGatgctttgttttcccctgtAGCTGGTGGTTCCCACCGCTTCACAATCTCATCTATGATCTCACTTTGAATTTTAACAGAGAGGGCCCGTATGCCTTCGATTACCTCATATCAGTCTTTAAAAACTAGCTCCAATGATAACCAGAATTTTTGGTTTAGACTACTGCAAAACCAGACAGGAATTCCCACCGCTGGTGCTAGGTGTGATGTGGATTTCAAGAACTCTGCAGCATGGGAGTCGTTGAATTCTGTGGCTCACCAGCCATACGTTTTCTTTAAAGCCTGAGAAAGCGGCACCTGACAGagttttctgcctctctgcacAACACTGGGTCAAAGTGTCTTGCGGTGCAAATACACAATCTGCTGGCTTTAGTGGCGGAGTTGCTTTAGGAagggttatttttaatgtggatCATGACAATGGTCTGACTTCCCTTACGGCCCCACAGGGAATTGGCACAAAAGGGCAGCTCGGGTGCAGTGAGCTCCTGCCCGGGGGTGAGAACGAGCGgctggggaaaggcagagagtTCAGCTTCTTGGGACAGGTTTGCTGCCAGCACATTGTGTAACTTCATTCTCACTGCCTGTTCTTCCCAGgctaggtattttttttaacctgtaagCGTGCCAGGAGGAAAGTGGTGACTTAAATTCCCATCATCTTAACAGAATCATACAGAGATATCAGCCAACGAGCTACTAAGGAAAAAACTTCCCCACCATAAATTGAGGTCACTAGAGGGGGATGTTAACCTGAGACTAAGAGGAATGAGGAGCTCTCATTAAATCTGGTTCAGTTACAATAGGATTTGCGCCTAGCAGCCGTTGCCAAAACCCTGATTCCTCGTTGAGCAAGGTACGTACTGGGTTCTTTTGATTCACTTGACCATTGCCGTCTGCTccaaaagcagtttcttttaatttagcATCTATATTATTTCTGATGGACACTTTCTGGTGAAGAGCACCACTGCATATCAATGGAAGGTGATATCACAAGTTTTC includes:
- the TUB gene encoding tubby protein homolog isoform X3 is translated as MTSRHQADWIPYSVLDDEGSSLRQQKLDRQRALLEQKQKKKRQEPLMVQSNVDSRTRTRRTKHSEEQAPLVESYLNSNSSTIYHAVQEAEQEDVKVVVDAQAPKPTKKTKAAAASCQTGSTRKEKKGKHKGIDGPAAFQDDVQKIGSQVQILTVGQSSHDEDDGEKTASGQQQQSKQDLRAAMQKKDPHANTSWSSSTSQSSLVALDHVPGISSSMNFDEEEDEEDEDSSSSSQLNSNTRPGSATSKKSNKEAASAPSPSTNEPLIDVDDLEEFAIRPAPQGVTVKCRITRDKKGMDRGMYPTYYLHLEREHGKKVFLLAGRKRKKSKTSNYLISIDPTDLSRGGESFIGKLRSNLMGTKFTVYDNGVNPMKTTSSLEASILRQELAAICYETNVLGFKGPRKMSVIIPGMNMDHERVSIRPRNEHETLLARWQNKNTESVIELHNKTPVWNDDTQSYVLNFHGRVTQASVKNFQIIHDNDPDYIVMQFGRVAEDVFTMDYNYPMCALQAFAIALSSFDSKLACE
- the TUB gene encoding tubby protein homolog isoform X4, translating into MTSRHQADWIPYSVLDDEGSSLRQQKLDRQRALLEQKQKKKRQEPLMVQSNVDSRTRTRRTKHSEEQAPLVESYLNSNSSTIYHVQEAEQEDVKVVVDAQAPKPTKKTKAAAASCQTGSTRKEKKGKHKGIDGPAAFQDDVQKIGSQVQILTVGQSSHDEDDGEKTASGQQQQSKQDLRAAMQKKDPHANTSWSSSTSQSSLVALDHVPGISSSMNFDEEEDEEDEDSSSSSQLNSNTRPGSATSKKSNKEAASAPSPSTNEPLIDVDDLEEFAIRPAPQGVTVKCRITRDKKGMDRGMYPTYYLHLEREHGKKVFLLAGRKRKKSKTSNYLISIDPTDLSRGGESFIGKLRSNLMGTKFTVYDNGVNPMKTTSSLEASILRQELAAICYETNVLGFKGPRKMSVIIPGMNMDHERVSIRPRNEHETLLARWQNKNTESVIELHNKTPVWNDDTQSYVLNFHGRVTQASVKNFQIIHDNDPDYIVMQFGRVAEDVFTMDYNYPMCALQAFAIALSSFDSKLACE